Proteins from a genomic interval of Lycium ferocissimum isolate CSIRO_LF1 chromosome 2, AGI_CSIRO_Lferr_CH_V1, whole genome shotgun sequence:
- the LOC132046744 gene encoding probable xyloglucan endotransglucosylase/hydrolase protein 7 codes for MATLTFSSLKNSAIILILLYALTFPFSVVNARPATFLQDFKVTWSDSHIKQLDGGRGIQLILDQNSGCGFASRSKYLFGRVSMKIKLVPGDSAGTVTAFYMNSDTDNVRDELDFEFLGNRTGQPYTVQTNVYVHGKGDKEQRVNLWFDPSADFHTYTILWNHHHAVFSVDGIPIRVFKNNEARGIPFPKSQPMGVYSTLWEADDWATRGGLEKINWSKSPFYAYYKDFDVEGCAMPGPANCANNPRNFWEGAAYQQLSPAQARQYRWVRMNHMIYDYCTDKSRNPVTPPECMAGI; via the exons ATGGCCACATTgactttctcttctttaaaaaaTTCAGCTATCATTCTAATATTGCTATATGCCTTGACCTTTCCATTCTCAGTAGTGAATGCACGACCCGCCACTTTTTTACAGGATTTTAAAGTCACTTGGTCTGACTCTCACATAAAACAACTTGACGGCGGCAGGGGAATTCAGCTTATTCTTGACCAAAACTCAG GATGTGGATTTGCTTCGAGAAGCAAATACCTGTTTGGACGTGTTAGCATGAAGATCAAGCTCGTTCCTGGTGACTCTGCCGGAACCGTCACTGCCTTTTAC ATGAATTCGGACACAGATAACGTAAGGGACGAACTAGACTTTGAATTCTTGGGAAACAGGACAGGGCAGCCGTACACTGTCCAGACGAATGTGTATGTACACGGAAAAGGTGACAAGGAACAAAGGGTCAACCTTTGGTTCGATCCATCCGCTGATTTTCACACCTATACCATTCTTTGGAACCACCATCACGCAGT ATTCTCCGTGGATGGAATACCCATTAGAGTGTTCAAGAACAACGAAGCAAGAGGAATCCCATTCCCCAAATCTCAACCTATGGGAGTTTACTCAACATTGTGGGAAGCCGATGACTGGGCTACAAGGGGTGGCTTAGAGAAAATAAATTGGAGCAAATCACCATTTTACGCATACTATAAAGATTTCGACGTAGAGGGATGTGCAATGCCAGGACCAGCAAATTGCGCGAATAACCCACGCAATTTTTGGGAAGGAGCTGCTTACCAACAACTAAGCCCAGCACAAGCAAGGCAATATCGCTGGGTTAGAATGAACCACATGATCTATGATTATTGCACCGACAAATCCAGAAACCCCGTTACACCACCAGAATGCATGGCCGGAATTTGA